One window of Triplophysa rosa linkage group LG8, Trosa_1v2, whole genome shotgun sequence genomic DNA carries:
- the znf526 gene encoding zinc finger protein 574, whose translation MSDQEYIEHQYMCSECQQLFNTLEEVLVHQQIHTGAEGDETEVLASHEDYETGESQYQCLECGAILRNPDELLAHQELHMREAGQELCEVTEMGGASGEVPIQYQCLECLALFDRPELWMAHRQSHSRSSTHSTLSTETEFVLQPDGSVTPLQSHNVQNLVLDDQRAGQILTLAQALRNQETPSESAAPARAMLVPANASLTGTSSAMLRLQFCSAQAIADGTASGALSKAKLLAPLLHADPIRLDNMTTLSLLPASGQVNTLKKEEEEILIIHPYECSECNLLFSTPEDYLQHQGEHFLGQDKESGGTGVMMGYEDSSVSREDERRSNGSEEGRKGGRVTVGRFAQATRSDGQGLTSPASPSSLQCEECNRTFTTANRLAAHIRVHEQGTHECPECDKVFKKLVSLQTHMRTHSGEARFLCVDCGHGFTTEMTLMIHRKTHTSEPLHRCPFCAKTFTNMTKFLYHRRTHKIREPVVQDSQFVLAKQSSLSIIQRAREREAAWKKDRQDPSETGPVVIEGITVVSRSSEPAENGLHAKLSNTEQTQNQVKMQACDPNHSTTGNVDKSRKQESKSKNAEEDLKFPCPTCKKRFSSQVRLLRHRRTAHTAERRFNCNICGKLFKKQIHLRNHLRTHTGERPFQCSVCGNTFSSLANLSRHGLTHTGVRPYRCDICHKAFSQSSNLRQHRQHLHGNAKPLPCPDCPASYIRPAKLVAHRFLHHPGSPAPYPCPHCSEGFLRKRQRDLHCLEDHPNLTSPHSISQDSQAASCQQPSTDGTEQQNTTSILRPNLDCPICGKRLNSPANLRLHQLSHGLGPGRPRGSASTGKSHHPCLVCGKLFVSASSVTLHQRVHTGERPYPCAICGKRFRQNTHLREHLRTHSGERPFRCEFCDKGFVQSMHLAEHRRTHTGERPHACAECGKTFRTVSNLRNHRKTHNRTQKQEDPEQSADAGAAANTAIFAVVDASELDLATAVPALCQQGVQLGQSQVFQIQTSSLTQTQGTPTIMCNEFGEPIAIIETSGDLAEAIELYHTAMEGGINMEAITVDNVQLM comes from the exons ATGAGTGACCAGGAGTATATAGAGCATCAGTATATGTGCAGTGAGTGCCAGCAGCTTTTTAATACGTTGGAAGAGGTGCTGGTGCACCAGCAGATCCACACTGGAGCCGAAGGGGATGAAACAGAAGTCCTGGCCAGCCATGAAGATTATGAGACTGGAGAGAGCCAGTATCAGTGTCTGGAGTGTGGAGCCATCCTCAGGAATCCAGATGAACTACTGGCACATCAGGAGCTGCACATGAGGGAGGCAGGGCAGG AGCTCTGTGAGGTCACAGAGATGGGTGGTGCCAGTGGGGAAGTGCCAATCCAGTACCAGTGTCTAGAATGCCTGGCTCTCTTCGACAGACCAGAACTTTGGATGGCACACAGGCAGTCACATAGCAGAAGCAGCACCCATAGCACCTTGAGCACTGAAACT GAATTTGTTCTTCAGCCGGATGGCTCGGTCACTCCGCTTCAGTCGCACAATGTGCAGAATCTTGTTCTGGATGATCAAAGGGCAGGCCAGATACTGACCCTAGCACAG GCTCTTCGAAATCAAGAAACTCCATCTGAGTCCGCAGCCCCTGCCAGAGCTATGCTAGTTCCGGCAAACGCTTCCTTAACTGGCACCTCCTCCGCTATGCTCCGCCTACAGTTCTGCTCCGCCCAAGCTATTGCTGATGGGACTGCCTCAGGTGCCCTTTCCAAAGCCAAACTCCTCGCCCCCCTCTTACATGCCGATCCTATCAGGTTGGACAACATGACCACTCTGAGCCTTCTCCCGGCTTCGGGTCAGGTGAACACGTTAAAGAAGGAAGAAGAGGAAATTTTAATCATCCATCCTTATGAATGTTCCGAGTGTAACCTGCTATTCAGCACACCAGAGGATTATCTTCAACACCAGGGGGAGCACTTCTTAGGCCAGGACAAGGAGAGTGGGGGCACTGGGGTGATGATGGGGTATGAAGACAGCTCTGTGTCTCGGGAGGATGAAAGAAGAAGCAATGGATCGGAAGAGGGCCGTAAAGGGGGCAGAGTTACTGTAGGGAGGTTTGCACAAGCAACCCGCTCTGACGGTCAGGGCTTGACATCTCCTGCCTCTCCCAGCAGTCTTCAGTGTGAGGAGTGCAACAGAACGTTCACCACAGCCAATCGGCTTGCGGCACACATTCGGGTGCACGAGCAAGGAACTCACGAGTGTCCGGAGTGTGATAAAGTGTTTAAGAAATTGGTATCGCTACagacacacatgcgcacacactcTGGTGAGGCACGTTTTCTGTGTGTGGACTGTGGACATGGTTTTACCACAGAAATGACACTTATGATACACAG GAAAACTCATACATCTGAACCACTGCACAGATGCCCGTTTTGTGCCAAAACCTTCACTAACATGACCAAATTCTTGTACCATCGCCGCACTCACAAAATCCGTGAGCCGGTGGTGCAAGACTCTCAG TTTGTTCTGGCCAAGCAGTCATCCCTCTCCATTATCCAAAGAGCAAGAGAACGAGAGGCTGCTTGGAAGAAAGACAGACAAGATCCCAGCGAAACAGGTCCTGTTGTCATTGAAGGTATTACTGTGGTCTCCCGGTCTAGCGAGCCGGCAGAGAACGGACTTCATGCTAAACTCTCAAACACAGAGCAAACCCAAAATCAAGTAAAGATGCAAGCATGTGACCCAAACCATTCAACTACTGGCAATGTGGACAAAAGCAGGAAGCAGGAAAGTAAATCCAAGAATGCAGAGGAAGATCTAAAATTCCCATGTCCCACTTGTAAAAAAAGATTCTCCTCACAGGTCCGCTTGTTGCGGCATCGCAGGACAGCTCACACCGCTGAAAGACGCTTTAATTGCAACATCTGCGGGAAACTTTTCAAGAAGCAGATCCACCTGCGGAACCACCTGCGCACTCACACGGGCGAGCGTCCGTTCCAGTGTAGCGTGTGTGGAAATACCTTCTCCTCGCTCGCTAATCTTTCCCGCCACGGACTCACGCACACAGGAGTCCGTCCATACAGGTGTGACATATGCCACAAAGCCTTCAGCCAATCTTCCAATCTCCGTCAACACCGTCAGCATCTTCACGGCAATGCCAAGCCCTTGCCCTGTCCGGACTGCCCCGCATCGTATATCCGTCCTGCTAAACTGGTAGCTCATCGTTTTCTTCACCACCCGGGGTCACCGGCACCATACCCCTGCCCGCACTGTTCTGAAGGGTTCTTGCGGAAACGCCAACGAGACCTGCATTGCCTGGAGGACCATCCCAACCTAACATCCCCGCACAGTATCTCTCAAGATTCCCAAGCAGCATCTTGTCAGCAGCCATCGACAGATGGCACTGAGCAACAGAACACCACTTCAATTCTAAGACCCAATCTGGATTGCCCTATCTGCGGCAAGCGCCTCAACTCACCTGCAAATCTTCGCTTGCACCAGCTAAGCCACGGACTCGGGCCGGGCAGGCCCCGAGGCTCCGCCTCTACAGGAAAGTCCCATCATCCCTGCCTAGTATGTGGAAAGCTATTCGTTTCTGCCTCAAGTGTTACACTGCATCAAAGAGTTCACACTGGCGAGCGGCCGTATCCCTGCGCCATCTGTGGCAAGCGGTTTCGTCAAAACACGCACCTGCGCGAGCACCTTCGCACGCATTCGGGCGAGCGGCCGTTTCGGTGCGAGTTCTGCGACAAAGGCTTTGTGCAGAGCATGCATCTGGCAGAACACCGGCGAACGCACACCGGCGAGAGGCCACATGCTTGCGCTGAATGCGGAAAGACTTTCAGGACAGTATCGAACCTTAGGAACCATCGTAAGACCCACAATCGCACCCAAAAGCAAGAGGACCCAGAGCAAAGTGCGGACGCTGGTGCAGCAGCTAATACAGCAATCTTTGCTGTCGTGGATGCTTCCGAGTTAGATCTTGCTACAGCAGTACCAGCGCTTTGCCAGCAGGGGGTGCAGCTCGGGCAGTCCCAAGTCTTTCAGATACAGACATCTAGCCTGACACAG ACTCAAGGCACTCCCACTATTATGTGTAATGAGTTTGGGGAGCCAATAGCCATTATAGAGACTAGTGGAGACCTGGCAGAGGCCATTGAGCTGTACCACACCGCCATGGAGGGCGGCATCAACATGGAGGCCATCACTGTGGACAACGTGCAGTTAATGTGA